The DNA window CGAATGATGATAATTCTAGTTCAGAACTGCCTAAAAAAGGTCATTACCAGGCAAAAGCCCGAAAATCTAGACTAGtcaatgggaagagcttgatgagaagGCTCTGTCAACAATTTAGTTTTGTCTCATGAACAATGTGTTGCAGAATGTGCTTACAGAGAAAACAGTAGCAGCCTTATAGAGAAAATTAGAAACCCTTTATATAACAAGGTCTTTGGCAAATCGATTGGTGTTGAAACAGTGCCTATACACATACTATATGGATGAATGTGAGAACCTTAAGGGTCACATCAGTCAATTTGTTACTCTCTTGAACGATCTGAAAAATGTTAAGGTTAACATAGATGGTAAAGATTAggttatgctattattgtgctcttttcCCCCTTTGTATAAAACTTTCAaggagaccctaatttatggtAGAGATAAACTCTCATTTGAGGATGTGAAGGGTAACTTGTTGAGTAAGGAAAAACCTCATAATAAGTTAGGTTCGGGTAGCAAGTTTGGAAGTCAAGCCTCAATTTTGGTTGCTAGAAGTAGACAACAGTCTAATGATTCAGGTCAGAACAAATATAGTTCAAGATCGAAGTCGAGGAATCATGACAAGACATGTAACTACTGCAAGAAGTTGGGTCACATAAACGCAAAATGTTataagttgaaaaataaaaacaatagggCTACTAAGAGAAACAAGGATCTTCTATATACACATGTAACTACCTTTTCTATTTCGTTGTTTATATGAGCCGATCCCCAACACTCAACctataaaaaaatactattaagCATCTTCTATATATACATGAACCACCTCTAATTTCATATCTAATACTTTGTCCAAACCCACAAAATAGTGAGTTGTAAGTTGTTCATTAAATTCATTCAAACCAATTCTAATGGACATATTATAATTTAGTAGTGTTGTGGTCCATAGACTTTTCTATCTAAACATTTAAACTTTTTCTATAAAGTTGTCATAAAGCTTGTATTATCTACAACAATTTTTCAGTCTGCACCTCATCTTGAACACTGGGCATCCAATCATAGCTTTAAAAACAATTTCTAACATAAGCTTTTATGCCTATTTGAtggaaattaagaaaatatgacGAATCGACAAGGATTATATATTATCTTTATTAAAACTCTATTAATGATAATAAATCTCTACTTACCTATTACAATCAATTATATTAATCCTCTAGTAAAATATTTATACGCAAAAACTCCATTTACTATGCAATGGACAGTTTTTCCATGTTCTTAAGCAAGAAGTTTTACCTaaaccaaaaagatcaaaatttttaaacttttacaaaagtgaTTTTGGATCTTATTAAAGTCATCATATCTGCCAGTGTCATCCCTCTCAGAACACGTTTCAACTTCAATAGTATACTACCCCTAACAATCCTATGGTAATGACATGGCATATTCAATATTTAACGAAAATACAAAACAGGCTCGAATAAAATAACTTCAAACACAAACTTTAATTAACTAAGTTCAATCCGATGCTCCATGATTATAGTCTGTAAAAATGACGGATCTAATTAAAATATCCAAATTCAAAACTCCTTTATATAAATGCTTGGAGTTTTAGAAAGTGGAGCATATACAAGAAGCAAATGGAACTGGATTCAAGCAAAACAGGGGTTCCAAGCAAGCAACCATTCATATTGTTTGAAAATCTTACAAATTCTATTACAAAGAAATGCTCCTCCAATTTTGGACTGTAAGAGCAGTACTTGTTTTTTGCCTACGACATTAGTACTTGAAAAAAAGATATTCATATACAGATGACACTGACACACAATACAGAATAAAAAGACGAGGAAAGAATAGTATTCAACATCAAGAAACAAGTAAAAAAACCAGAGCTGTTTAAGAGGCAGAAAATCAAACCCCATTCAAAGAAATCATCAACGAAACTAAAGCAGACTATATTACTTAATTCCCAGAACACAAGGCTAAGAGAACGGCATTTCGACTTCACCAACACCCGCACCAGCACCAGCACCATCGTCAGCATGTCATTTTTCATAGAATGACGCCAGGTTACAGTTGCTAGCACTGCACTTAGTCGGCAGTCCAGCTCTGCTCCACAATCTCACGGACTCTTCTGTTGTACTCCCGCTTATTCTCACTAAACATTCGAGCAGCTTCCGAGTTTGCTGGGGAGTTCGGGTTTGGATCACAAAGTAGAGACTGGCAAAAGCACATAATTGTGGTTAGCATGTTTAGCCTGCTTTAATTAAGAATCTTGGATAGACATTTCCTTGGCTTTTGAGCAATGCAAACAAAGGTAATTAACttgataatgataattaaaaagaaaaagtccAGATTGGAGCCCACTTTCAAGATGATTGCTTGATGTTGatcaaaatattaacttgtaatcACAAATTTCAAAGCAATTTGTATCAAATGCATGCAGTAATACATAGACTGAACACGTGATGAAGTGGTGAGGACAGGAAAACATCTTAAGATCTCTTCACtacatgaagacaagattaaACTTGATAATTGCGCACATCAAACCACAAGTAATTTTAACCAAAATGTCCGAAGACTTATGCTAACTTCATACTGAAAAGAATGTTGAACAATGGTTTAAAAGGGACATCGTCTTGCCTCCTTTACACAAATTGATCTCTTACATGAAAATCTTCCTATGTTATGAGAAGTGAATGAAGAGGATACATGAGGTACTCATCGACCAAAgataacaaacaaaaaaatagagagagaatTGCGAAATGTAGAAGGGAGTCGATATATTTTTAAGAAGGGCCATAATACAATATGTTATTCCCATGTTTAGTCAAAGATGGGCTCCTATAATTTGAAACTACTTCAATTCTTGTTTCTAAGATATTCACCTTCCTTCTAGAAAAGTAGCTTCTATAGATATaacttagattttattttattaaaagaatagCACTTGTCTAAAGTTGTCTCATTTTTAACTGTATCGGTGCACTCGATGTGAAGGCAAAACAAATTGGCCCCTTTTTCAACAATATGAATATTACTTCAATCGATTAGAAAATGGAGAGTTACTAGAATAAAACCTTGGGCCAAAGTTCCTACGATTTCTCCCTCAATTATCTAGttatagagaaaaaaaaactagaaacACATAAAAGGCTACATAGACTAAAATCAGTCACTCTTTCGGTTTATTGACTTcgttataaatataattaattttcacaCGTTATGAAGAGACACCCTCCATCCCTTAATAGTTGTCCACCCTGCATAAGTAATTTGCTAAAGAAGAGACATGCATACCCATGACAAGAAATTTGACAATGACTACTTATTAACTTTTATTCATGGACAAGAACTAAAGGACCACTAAAAAGGAGAAATAGACTAAAGTTAAAGGTAAGAGGGATATGATAGCTTGCTCATCTGCAAACTGGCCTACCACTGAGCCATAATACATAGACTTGCACTTGCTTATGCAACATGCACCTCTACCGCACATGTCATCCTCTATTTGAAGTTTATTATTGCATTATCCTCACAACTACTCAAGTCCTTTCAAATGTCTTTGTTCTATAAAAGTTTGATATAAATGATTTTCAGGGAGTCCAATCACTGGCTTCATAACTTTTTTATGTTTGTCAAGTGCCTACCTTTTTGCTAGACATAAACACTGATAGGCCAAACATAAACATCGAAAGCAGACACATATTGAATGAGTTGTGCAATAAAGAGATGCGCTATGGGGAGCAATTACTTATGTAAAGGCACATGTAACTCGTAAAGTTAGAATTTGAAATTCAACAAAGGGCGAACACCATGGTTTAGAGGGAGCAATTGGTAAAACATAGTTTCTTCATAgaggaaataaaaaatgaaaaataggcaGAGAATGCTGCACCTGGATAGAGGTGAGTATAGCTGCAACATCATATATAGGACTCCACTGATTTTGTAAAATATCCAGACAAATGCTCCCATCTGCATAGACTGATCAAAACATGACCGATCATTTGATGggaaaagaagcaaaaaaaaaggaacattttgcacataaatctaaaaataaaatcaatgaaCGTCTTATACATACTATTCGGATGAAACATTCGTGAGACGAAACGGACAGTTGGAGGCTTATTTGGATAATCCTCTGTAAACTGCAAAGTCAACTTGAACGTGCCTGAGAATTTCAAGGAAATATTCATGTtacttga is part of the Gossypium hirsutum isolate 1008001.06 chromosome D11, Gossypium_hirsutum_v2.1, whole genome shotgun sequence genome and encodes:
- the LOC107913634 gene encoding ubiquitin-conjugating enzyme E2 2, with amino-acid sequence MSTPARKRLMRDFKRLQQDPPAGISGAPQDNNIMLWNAVIFGPDDTPWDGGTFKLTLQFTEDYPNKPPTVRFVSRMFHPNIYADGSICLDILQNQWSPIYDVAAILTSIQSLLCDPNPNSPANSEAARMFSENKREYNRRVREIVEQSWTAD